The following DNA comes from Triticum aestivum cultivar Chinese Spring chromosome 3D, IWGSC CS RefSeq v2.1, whole genome shotgun sequence.
GTACAAGGTGAGCAGCTCCGACAGCGTGCAAGGGGTCTCAAAGTGCCTGGGCGACCTGGCCGCGGCCGACTGCACGGCGTGCCTGGCGCAGGCGGTCGGGCGGCTCAAGGGCACCTGCAGCGTGGCGCTGGCCGCGGACATGCACCTGGTGCAGTGCTACGTCAGGTACTGGGCCAGCGGCTACCGCCCCAACGACCACAGCGCCTCCAAGCCCCGTCGCGATTTTTGCTGGCGATGGCGACCAGCGGTGTAGAGTGTCGTGGATGGGACGGCGGAGGCAGCCGACGCGGTGCGCTTGGCGAAGTGCCGCATGACGGGGAGGAGGCGTGATGAGAGGGACAACGGCTGGAAGGTCGCGACCGTGTGCTGTGCTGCCTCCCGCCGCCGTCGGCGGTAGCTGCGGCAAAGAGGAGGTGGCACCGGAGGAATGCCGAGGCGTGTGCACACAACTTGTTCGACATAATGCtaaagagaggggagagagagaggaggaagagtcAACACGCCTATGTGGCATTTTTTGCCAAGTCAGCTCCTGACGAGTGAGCCCCATCTGTTATAAACACGCTCAAACGACCCTAATCCGTCAATCAGTGTTACTTGCAAAAAGATTACGCTAGACATGGTGTTTTCTGCCCAAAAAATGTATAGTAGTGTTTTCTGCTAATCTAGCCTTCAATGTGGTGTTTTCTTGCAATTTACTCCAATAAAATGGTCATTTATTTTGATAAAGTTGTGGCTGAGCTACCCACTTATCTTGTTCATCGGTGCAGTACAACATTATATGATATCAGAACAAATGGAGAAAGTTTCAAAtatacagtctttttttgcgggaaaataataaaataattaagAGCCTTTAAAGCGAAAGTAACATAAACCCACAAGTTCAAGCGATTTGGACTAATACGGCAACTTCTGAGCTAGCAGTGAAAGAATAATCCAAAAAAAATTTGGTTAACCGCTGATGAGAAATCTCACAAACTAGGCCCACGTACCATTGACAAGATAGTGACTCAAACTAAAATTTGGCTTAAGCCGATCGTTGAGCTCAGCTAGCCCGGGCTCCTCCGTCCCGAGTTACTTGTCGGCTTGTCGCATAAATGAAATCTATTTATGCGACAAATAATTCGGGACGAGGAAATATTATTTTCCGTCAACACTCACCTCTTTTCGTCTCTTGATTCCTCTTGATCTGATCGAGCCAACAGAGAGGTGGCAGCCATAGTTGGTGACTTCGTCAGTGATGCGTCATAGGAGTGGTGGTGTCGGGGACGAGCACACACTCTCCCATCCCCCTTTCCGGGTGAATATCTGGTGCTACGGGAGCACCTCTCCCAGTTTTCAAAACGCACATATAAATGTTTaaaaaaaatcccaaaaaaattgTGGATGTTAGCATCACATGAATGTACAATCCTTAaaaatttcaaatcaaaattcgaaatgcacattgagaaacaaaaaagacaaatccagcatgaatgttttgcagaaaatcccccaAACATTCCAAAAATGGCACTTTGATCCACATCCCATGATGCTGTCCATCGGATCTCAAATCGACGGCCAAGAACGCGCGGGAGCACCTAATGTGAGGTGCTCCCGTAGCACTGGAtatccccccccccttcccccaATAAAAAATTTTAAGCCATTTCCTTCTTATTGTGCGCGGTTGGTGCTCACTTCACGTTGCCGTCAACATCAATTTGCTCTGCCGAGCCTAAACACCTCGTGAAGCCGAGCCATCTTGCCTGATGTCTTAAATTACTTGGCATAATAGGAGTGCCaccactaccccccccccccccctccaaatcGGTTCGAAAGGCATATACCATCCATTCAATACATTGTTTAGTGTGCATAAGTTTCAAAATAAAACTTTTTGGTTCGACTCTTATTATGTAACGTTTCTACGCTGGCGCGGTGTAAAACCGGGGCAGAGAAAAAGACAACGTACTCCATGCAAGAATTTTTCTCTTCGAGCAGTCTACGCGCTGGAGAAGGTCTTCTCAAATGTAATTACTACCCCAGTCTAAAAAAAAAGCCTACAAAGTGTCTTATATTCGAGACGAATGCAGTACCTTTCATCCATTTTTAATGATTTCTTACGCTTGAAAAATTAATATTCCAACATCAAACTATCCTCAATGCACTGCCTGAAAGCTTCAAGGATTGCGAGGCAATTATAATTCATCAATTTGATGGATCAAAATATAATGAGAAAATAGGGGGATACACCACTCAGCTTTAGGAATTAGCCTATCAACCTACTCAGTTCTTCAAATACACCACCCCGGCACGGACTTCTCCGAGGAGCACCAACACCAGCCTGTTTCTCGACTCAGGCGCTGGTGACCAACCTGTACGACGCGGACGAGCAGTGTCGCTCAGGCGCTGGTGACCAACCTGTACGACGCGGACGAGCAGATCGACACGGCAATGAGGAAGATCAAGCCGCTCCGCGTACTCGGCTGTCAGCAGCTTCAATTAACACTTAATTCCGGCTGAATTTAACAAAAAAGTTTAATTAATTTGGTTGGGGTACGCCAGCCCAGGCAGCAGTGCAACGCACTGGGCGACACCTGAGGGCCCCAGTGGCAAGCCACTGTGGTGGACCCTCCCCCACAAAAAATAAATTTAATATCGTTATGGACACATGGCCCAATATCAGATATTAAACTGATAAGAACAGATACTACACTTGATCTTAGCCAAAAGGCCGAGAAAGGTATGCTTTGAACCGCTGGCCACCCCTGCTGTTTATAGCCTCGCAGCGCCTCGCCTCCCCTTCGccaagcgatgtgggactaaacgaGTCGCAGCAACCGGGGTGAACTGGCTCCGTGGCTCAGCAGTCCCCTCGCATGGGCCTGAAGCGGGCCTTTCTTTCCTCGAGACACACAACAGGTGGGCCTTCATCCCCCGTCTCGCTCGACACCAGTGGGTCATGGTTTTCTCAAGAAAAAAAAAGACACCAACCACTCAAAGAAAAAGACACCAATGGTCATGGGTCCCGGTGGCAGTCAGTAAAGTACTTTTACCAGCTGATGAAAACTCATGGAAAATCTCTGTGAAAAGAACAAGACTGAAGCTGGATTGTACTGCGGCCGGGCCGAGGCAGCATCGTTAGGAGCTTTCGATAGGTTAATTTTTGCTGATAATTTCCGAGCTTCTTATCTTATCTAGCATTCTCGTTGCGTCCGCACAAGAACAACAAGAGAGGATTACCTTCGGTTTCTACCATGACGATGATGGCTTCCTTCCTTCATATTACCAGCAGCAGTCAGCAGAGCATTCCAGGCGCCTAGGCTAAAGTTTAATCCCCACACGGCACACGCCACGCACACGGCAGAGGAGCTCAGATGGCCAGCGGCGGCTCGTCGGACGCGGAGGCGGAGCTGCGGCGGGGCTTCAAGGCCCTGGCCGTGACGCGGCCGGACCCGGCGGCCGCGGTCTACGAGGTGCGCCTCAGCCGCCCCGCGCAGCGCAACGCGCTCAGCCCGGACTCCTTCGCGGAGATCCCGCGCGCCATGGCGCTGCTCGACCGCGTCCCCGCCGCGCGCGCCGTCGTGCTCTCCGCCGCGGGGCCCCACTTCTGCGCGGGCATCGAGCTCGGCGGGCCCGGGAACCCGCTCACCGCGCCCTTCGGCCGGGGCGCCGACCCCGCGGCCGCGGCCGAGGGGCTCCGCCGCGCCATCCTCGGCATGCAGGCCGCGCTCACCGCCGTCGAGCTGTGCCGGAAGCCCGTCATCGCCGCCGTGCACGGCGCCtgcgtcggcggcggcgtcgacctcgtcgccgcctgcGACATAAGATACTGCTCCAAGGACGCCACGTTCGTGCTCAAGGAGGTGGACATGGCCATCGTCGCCGACCTCGGCGCGCTGCAGCGCCTGCCGCGGATCGTCGGCTACGGGAACGCCGCAGACCTCGCGCTCACCGGCCGCAGGATCACCGCCGCGGAGGCCAAGGAGATGGGGCTCGTCAGCAGGGTGTTCGATTCCAAGCAGGAGCTGGATGCCGGTGTTGCGAAGATCGCCAAAGGTATAATTTCTCTCTGCTGTGCTTTCTTTGCCTCTGTACTCTGCCAAAATGTTTAACTTGAATTGTGCAATTCGAAGTTCAAACTAATAATGGGATGTCACCTGGAATTTCACAACCCAGAAAAGGGTCCTTGTTTGGAGTTGAGAACTTGAGATGTCGATAAATCTGTAGTATATGTCGGTACTGAAATGAACAAGGGTGTCTCTCTTGGGTATCTGTAATATATGTTGTCGATAAATCTTATCTGTACTCTGATTGCAGTTGATCTAACTGGAATTGGTAGATCAAATTGGCTTTACCAGCAGATCAACAATTGTTAGTCAGAACCCCTTGGTTCTGAAAAAAGAGAGGTTAAACTTCATGTTAGTAACATTCACAGCACGCATGGATTGCATCTTTGAGTACTGTTATTTTAGTATAGTATCTAGGTCAGCTTAAACTTTGCACAGATTTTCTAGAATTCCAACTCTCCCAGCTTTCATAAAGATCCATCTATATTCTCATTCCCTGGTTTTTGTGCATTTGCTCTAGTGTGCTTAGTGTCCTATAAGTGCAGGGTTAAATGTTTCTCTTACTACATTAAGCAGCAAAATCCACCACTCTCTTGATTGGCTGCAGAGGCGCTGTGCTCCATTTCCCAACATCATGAAAAGTGAACTGTAAAGTTTGGGTCATGTAGTTAGTGCTGTTAGTTTGAAGTCAGATGCACCTGAATCAATCCAATGAAGCATTGTATAATGGTTGAAAGGGCTCGCAATTCACTAGTCTCACCCCTCTATCGAGTCAGAAGCAAGTTGGATTTGTTCATCCAAGTTGTAAGTAGATGCACATATGTAGGTCTGACTGTTCCATGTTCATAGGGTGTTACCATAATTCAGATTCATGCACAAGACGTCCCTGCGCAAACCAGTTTCTTGTTAACTATGCCTACCACCTTTTCTCCATCAACTATGTAATTCAACAAGCTGCAACCAATGATGGACTAAGAGACAATTTTTCTAATTGTTTCAGAAATATCAGAGAAGTCGGCAAACGCAGTGATGGGAACGAAGGCAGTTCTACTGAGAAGCAGAGATATCACAGTAGAGCAGGGCCTGGAGCATGTAGCGACTTGGAACTCTGGAATGCTGAGATCTAATGACCTGGTGGAGGCCATCAAAGCTTTCATGGAGAAGCGGAAGCCTGTTTTCTCTAAGCTCTGATGATCCTCATCATGGGCGAAAATTTATATGTGAACCCTAGCCACCTGAGAATGAAAGTGAGACGGTAGAATGTAGACAAGAAATAGTACAATCTATGAATTTGGAAAACAAGTGCTCTTGTTATCTGTATCTTTTATGCATATCATATATAAAAGGGAATAAAACTAGGAATTTCCTTAGCACTACTGATGACCTTCACAATAAGAGTGTGATTGACCTGATTTGAGGCGCTGTGGAAAGTTCACGAGCTTATTATATCTGGGCTTTTTTTTTAGGATAACCACGCATATATTCATAGAACAACAACGTTACAACCAATCCACGTGGAAACAAAGAGAGCACGAGAGAAAACAACCGTGCTAAAACTGTGCAGAAAACACCTCCAGCAAGAAATAGCCACAAAGTATCAGGGTTGGGTGAACAAGACAAATGAGAAACTGAAGGTCTCGTAGCTTGACTTGTACAAGTTGAATTTCAGTCCTGGAGAGGTGAGTTTGGTACTCTGATTTTCTCGCGGTACCAACCCCCTTTGGTTACCATGTCTATAGCTCTTATGTGTTTCAAGTTTGCCAAATTTAGCTTACAGCATTTTCAAGTCCGATTATCATTTAAACCAGAAATTAGTACCTCGCTTATCTAATCGATCTGCTGAAATTTTGCATGTGGTTTAACAAGGTCACATACAAAGTTTTAATCCATTCGGACTCGTTTAAACAGGGTAATTTGGGTGACTCccagatactccctctgtaaaaaaatataGTAGAGGTAGTACCACGTCATGCCTGGCCAAATTTGCACAAAGATATTGATCAGAATTTCATACTAAGGGCACTATTTGCCAAGAATTCATGTTTCTCCTCATTCTTGTCAAATAAGTGCCCACAGTATGGAAATCTCACCAATAGCCTACAGAACAGATACTGCTCTTGATTCCTTTTGCCGGTGGCCACCCTGCTCTTTATAGCCTCGCAGCGCCCCGCCTCCCACTCGCgaagcgatgtgggactaaaaacGAGTCGCAGCAACGGGGGTTCAACCGGCTCCATGTCTAGGCAACGACTGATCCCCTCGCATGGGCCGCACACATCCTGCGGCGGGCCCTTCTTTGCTCGAGACACAATTGGGCCTTCGTCCCGTCT
Coding sequences within:
- the LOC123080349 gene encoding delta(3,5)-Delta(2,4)-dienoyl-CoA isomerase, peroxisomal encodes the protein MASGGSSDAEAELRRGFKALAVTRPDPAAAVYEVRLSRPAQRNALSPDSFAEIPRAMALLDRVPAARAVVLSAAGPHFCAGIELGGPGNPLTAPFGRGADPAAAAEGLRRAILGMQAALTAVELCRKPVIAAVHGACVGGGVDLVAACDIRYCSKDATFVLKEVDMAIVADLGALQRLPRIVGYGNAADLALTGRRITAAEAKEMGLVSRVFDSKQELDAGVAKIAKEISEKSANAVMGTKAVLLRSRDITVEQGLEHVATWNSGMLRSNDLVEAIKAFMEKRKPVFSKL